In Citrus sinensis cultivar Valencia sweet orange chromosome 2, DVS_A1.0, whole genome shotgun sequence, a single genomic region encodes these proteins:
- the LOC102612218 gene encoding protein SCAR3 isoform X2, whose amino-acid sequence MPLVRFGVRNEYGLGQPELYKEANKEDPKAVLDGVAVAGLVGILRQLGDLAEFAAEVFHGLQEQVMATASRSHKLTVRVQRIEAALPPLEKAVLAQTSHIHFAYTAGSEWHPRIQNEQNHFICNDLPQFIMDSYEECHNPPRLHLLDRFDAGGPGSCLKRYSDPTFFRRVSGSTIDATADKIQREKKARKKKRSSQRNGEISRVASISNHSGRMHLTSPGVNGQTSSQTPSIVDMTLKSDFGDRSKSFDSRTGLGYIDCVFNLGSSLQPGEQGSEESSSRLMQHIDTLDSDFCVESNQMVDDRPHSSSPERTIPSSFCVTWDEKEEIVEPKSQQCDSDEVPGAISANFDINTQDGGTANHTNVDGMDIMLDSEPPEMLSASFDTDTQNRGTAYLRSVDQMDILLDREYQEVLSANFDSDTQERGTAILENVDQMDILPADEDIQKSISNGDQLDEVESETDNYMDALNTIESESENDLDCQTKREVEECYSSVNNCKTEDGIEELIEHSSVQYSSSIESKTVLGGPSSNGLTGNLPDSVPSVSIVHEQTPQISAKSSDSDHSPGTDIYASVDSLDSSKVEPVITDGPKVESVLSDPSSSLSRMSNLHEQSGERTTSSFCDSQESLDEFHSVHSVKFWTNGGLLGLQPSKPPDFAVSNGNSLNVVFRGNSGTPDTTSPKVEGQNEKLDVNANSYEKASSASVGKVPVSFADSDSELEKPTGSHSNKFEHGHRGGLSLTAAAASGTELASDVKATSTGANEENDSNSSLVFGFGHRLLINGFHKTLSLVHDDKSEAVSSLKTGVFDGGSGHHHDAYQTISKTAFMERFGCRSPLGSLTSSPPLEHMKISFNPVDSSETSKLKLKFPDGSQCPESVRDMFPSFQLVPEPAIPLRDYVSDSDDDTFCRSSPYMSDDCASHHSESNSEQWESSPGGSNNHELYDALRRMSSLESVSSTVQVERAPKIGMPAHSGFQSTYTENGAEPALPSLDAINPALQGEIKTDSDPNPTESSPLPPPLPPMQWRLSKPHSDVAEHKQYSEKQYHVSDALRHALDQELSGCTMSQERESGPGDQQLTNKEVVAHIRESKLEDQQKLNGKKEVNQSANGKGMDEKEDFLHQIRTKSFSLRPTVAARPTFSPAPGANVKVTAILEKANAIRQAVASDDGEDDDNWSDT is encoded by the exons ATGCCGTTGGTGAGGTTTGGAGTGAGAAACGAGTACGGCCTTGGCCAGCCGGAGCTGTACAAAGAGGCGAACAAAGAAGATCCGAAAGCCGTGCTTGATGGCGTCGCCGTGGCCGGCCTCGTTGGGATCTTGCGTCAATTAGGCGATCTTGCTGA ATTTGCAGCTGAGGTTTTTCATGGCTTACAGGAGCAAGTGATGGCTACTGCTTCTAGAAGCCATAAGTTGACAGTTCGTGTGCAACGCATTGAGGCTGCACTTCCTCCCCTTGAGAAGGCTGTATTGGCTCAAACAAGCCACATACATTTTGCCTACACAGCTG GTTCTGAGTGGCATCCTCGCATTCAAAATGAGCAAAATCATTTCATCTGCAATGACTTGCCACAATTTATTATGGATTCCTATGAAGAATGTCACAATCCTCCTCGTTTGCACTTGCTTGATAG ATTTGATGCAGGGGGTCCAGGATCTTGTCTGAAGAGGTATTCAGATCCAACCTTCTTTAGAAGAGTATCCGGTAGCACCATTGATGCAACTGCCGATAAAATCCAAAGAGAAAAGAAGGCTCGTAAAAAG AAAAGGTCATCTCAAAGAAATGGAGAAATATCACGTGTTGCATCGATATCTAATCACAGTGGCAG AATGCATCTGACTTCTCCAGGCGTTAATGGGCAGACTTCTTCTCAAACTCCCTCCATCGTTGACATGACACTGAAATCTGACTTTGGAGACCGTTCAAAGTCTTTTGATTCCAGAACTGGGTTGGGTTATATAGATTGTGTTTTCAATCTGGGTTCCTCCTTGCAACCTGGAGAACAAGGGTCTGAGGAATCCTCTTCTAGGTTGATGCAGCATATTGATACACTTGATTCAGATTTTTGTgttgaatcaaatcaaatggtTGATGACAGACCACACAGTTCCTCACCAGAACGAACTATCCCTAGTTCATTTTGTGTTACCTGggatgaaaaagaagaaatagtgGAGCCTAAGAGTCAGCAATGTGATAGCGATGAAGTTCCAGGGGCGATTTCAGCAAATTTTGACATAAATACGCAGGATGGAGGAACTGCCAACCATACAAATGTTGATGGAATGGATATCATGCTTGATAGCGAGCCTCCGGAGATGCTTTCAGCAAGTTTTGACACAGATACACAGAACAGAGGAACTGCCTACCTTAGAAGTGTTGACCAAATGGATATCTTGCTTGATAGAGAGTATCAGGAGGTGCTTTCAGCTAATTTTGACTCAGATACTCAGGAAAGAGGAACTGCCATCCTTGAAAATGTTGATCAAATGGATATCCTTCCTGCTGATGAAGACATTCAAAAATCTATATCCAATGGAGACCAGCTTGATGAAGTAGAAAGTGAAACAGACAACTACATGGATGCCCTTAACACTATAGAATCGGAATCTGAAAATGACCTTGATTGTCAAACGAAACGGGAAGTGGAGGAATGTTACTCCAGTGTTAACAATTGCAAAACGGAAGATGGAATTGAAGAGCTTATTGAACATAGTTCTGTCCAATATTCTTCTAGCATTGAATCTAAAACTGTATTGGGTGGTCCTTCAAGTAATGGATTGACTGGTAATTTACCTGACTCAGTTCCCTCAGTCAGTATTGTCCATGAACAAACACCTCAAATATCAGCAAAATCTTCTGATTCAGACCATTCACCAGGCACTGATATCTATGCAAGTGTTGATAGTCTTGATAGTTCAAAAGTAGAACCGGTCATCACTGATGGTCCAAAAGTGGAGTCTGTTCTCAGTGACCCATCATCCTCTCTCTCCAGAATGTCCAATTTACATGAACAATCAGGAGAAAGAACCACAAGTAGTTTTTGTGACTCTCAAGAATCTCTTGATGAATTTCACAGTGTTCATTCTGTTAAATTCTGGACAAATGGTGGCCTATTAGGACTTCAGCCTTCAAAGCCTCCTGATTTTGCTGTATCAAATGGCAATAGTCTGAATGTTGTTTTCAGAGGTAATTCTGGTACTCCAGATACCACCTCTCCGAAGGTTGAAGGGCAGAATGAAAAGCTTGATGTGAATGCTAATAGTTATGAGAAGGCTTCAAGTGCTAGTGTTGGAAAGGTTCCAGTTTCATTTGCTGATTCTGATTCCGAACTTGAAAAACCCACTGGTTCTCATAGCAACAAATTTGAGCATGGTCATCGAGGTGGTTTGAGTCTAACTGCTGCAGCTGCATCTGGGACTGAGCTGGCATCAGATGTCAAGGCCACATCTACTGGAGCAAATGAGGAGAATGATAGTAACTCATCTCTGGTGTTTGGATTTGGCCATAGGTTACTTATAAACGGTTTCCATAAAACGTTGTCACTTGTGCATGATGACAAGTCTGAAGCAGTTAGCTCTCTAAAGACTGGTGTATTTGATGGGggaagtgggcaccaccatgaTGCATATCAGACAATTTCGAAGACAGCCTTCATGGAGAGGTTTGGATGCAGATCTCCTCTAGGTTCACTTACTTCTTCACCACCACTTGAACATATGAAAATATCTTTCAACCCTGTAGATAGCTCTGAGACTTCCAAACTAAAACTGAAATTTCCTGATGGGAGTCAGTGCCCTGAAAGCGTTAGAGACATGTTTCCTTCGTTTCAGTTGGTCCCTGAGCCTGCTATTCCTCTGCGTGACTATGTTTCTGATTCTGATGACGACACTTTCTGTAGATCATCTCCATATATGTCAGATGACTGTGCCAGCCATCACTCTGAGTCAAATTCAGAGCAGTGGGAATCATCTCCTGGAGGAAGCAACAACCATGAGCTTTATGATGCTTTACGTCGAATGTCATCCTTGGAATCTGTTTCAAGCACCGTGCAGGTAGAAAGAGCACCGAAAATTGGCATGCCTGCTCACAGCGGATTTCAGAGTACATATACTGAGAATGGTGCAGAACCTGCTCTCCCAAGCTTGGATGCTATTAACCCTGCACTACAGGGAGAAATAAAAACAGACTCTGATCCAAATCCTACAGAGTCTAGCCCATTGCCACCACCTCTCCCTCCAATGCAATGGCGCCTCTCGAAACCCCATTCAGATGTGGCAGAACACAAACAATATTCTGAAAAACAATATCATGTATCAGATGCCCTGAGACATGCATTGGACCAGGAACTTTCAGGATGTACCATGTCTCAGGAACGTGAGTCAGGCCCTGGTGATCAACAATTGACTAACAAGGAGGTTGTTGCACACATAAGAGAGAGCAAG CTGGAGGACCAGCAGAAGTTGAATGGGAAGAAGGAAGTTAATCAGAGTGCAAATGGCAAGGGGATGGATGAAAAAGAGGACTTTTTGCATCAAATCAGAACAAAA tCATTCAGCCTGAGGCCAACAGTAGCAGCAAGGCCAACCTTCTCTCCAGCTCCCGGTGCAAACGTCAAAGTCACTGCAATTTTAGAGAAAGCAAATGCAATCCGACAG GCTGTGGCTAGCGATGATGGTGAGGACGATGATAACTGGAGTGATACTTGA
- the LOC102612218 gene encoding protein SCAR3 isoform X1, with amino-acid sequence MPLVRFGVRNEYGLGQPELYKEANKEDPKAVLDGVAVAGLVGILRQLGDLAEFAAEVFHGLQEQVMATASRSHKLTVRVQRIEAALPPLEKAVLAQTSHIHFAYTAGSEWHPRIQNEQNHFICNDLPQFIMDSYEECHNPPRLHLLDRFDAGGPGSCLKRYSDPTFFRRVSGSTIDATADKIQREKKARKKKKRSSQRNGEISRVASISNHSGRMHLTSPGVNGQTSSQTPSIVDMTLKSDFGDRSKSFDSRTGLGYIDCVFNLGSSLQPGEQGSEESSSRLMQHIDTLDSDFCVESNQMVDDRPHSSSPERTIPSSFCVTWDEKEEIVEPKSQQCDSDEVPGAISANFDINTQDGGTANHTNVDGMDIMLDSEPPEMLSASFDTDTQNRGTAYLRSVDQMDILLDREYQEVLSANFDSDTQERGTAILENVDQMDILPADEDIQKSISNGDQLDEVESETDNYMDALNTIESESENDLDCQTKREVEECYSSVNNCKTEDGIEELIEHSSVQYSSSIESKTVLGGPSSNGLTGNLPDSVPSVSIVHEQTPQISAKSSDSDHSPGTDIYASVDSLDSSKVEPVITDGPKVESVLSDPSSSLSRMSNLHEQSGERTTSSFCDSQESLDEFHSVHSVKFWTNGGLLGLQPSKPPDFAVSNGNSLNVVFRGNSGTPDTTSPKVEGQNEKLDVNANSYEKASSASVGKVPVSFADSDSELEKPTGSHSNKFEHGHRGGLSLTAAAASGTELASDVKATSTGANEENDSNSSLVFGFGHRLLINGFHKTLSLVHDDKSEAVSSLKTGVFDGGSGHHHDAYQTISKTAFMERFGCRSPLGSLTSSPPLEHMKISFNPVDSSETSKLKLKFPDGSQCPESVRDMFPSFQLVPEPAIPLRDYVSDSDDDTFCRSSPYMSDDCASHHSESNSEQWESSPGGSNNHELYDALRRMSSLESVSSTVQVERAPKIGMPAHSGFQSTYTENGAEPALPSLDAINPALQGEIKTDSDPNPTESSPLPPPLPPMQWRLSKPHSDVAEHKQYSEKQYHVSDALRHALDQELSGCTMSQERESGPGDQQLTNKEVVAHIRESKLEDQQKLNGKKEVNQSANGKGMDEKEDFLHQIRTKSFSLRPTVAARPTFSPAPGANVKVTAILEKANAIRQAVASDDGEDDDNWSDT; translated from the exons ATGCCGTTGGTGAGGTTTGGAGTGAGAAACGAGTACGGCCTTGGCCAGCCGGAGCTGTACAAAGAGGCGAACAAAGAAGATCCGAAAGCCGTGCTTGATGGCGTCGCCGTGGCCGGCCTCGTTGGGATCTTGCGTCAATTAGGCGATCTTGCTGA ATTTGCAGCTGAGGTTTTTCATGGCTTACAGGAGCAAGTGATGGCTACTGCTTCTAGAAGCCATAAGTTGACAGTTCGTGTGCAACGCATTGAGGCTGCACTTCCTCCCCTTGAGAAGGCTGTATTGGCTCAAACAAGCCACATACATTTTGCCTACACAGCTG GTTCTGAGTGGCATCCTCGCATTCAAAATGAGCAAAATCATTTCATCTGCAATGACTTGCCACAATTTATTATGGATTCCTATGAAGAATGTCACAATCCTCCTCGTTTGCACTTGCTTGATAG ATTTGATGCAGGGGGTCCAGGATCTTGTCTGAAGAGGTATTCAGATCCAACCTTCTTTAGAAGAGTATCCGGTAGCACCATTGATGCAACTGCCGATAAAATCCAAAGAGAAAAGAAGGCTCGTAAAAAG AAGAAAAGGTCATCTCAAAGAAATGGAGAAATATCACGTGTTGCATCGATATCTAATCACAGTGGCAG AATGCATCTGACTTCTCCAGGCGTTAATGGGCAGACTTCTTCTCAAACTCCCTCCATCGTTGACATGACACTGAAATCTGACTTTGGAGACCGTTCAAAGTCTTTTGATTCCAGAACTGGGTTGGGTTATATAGATTGTGTTTTCAATCTGGGTTCCTCCTTGCAACCTGGAGAACAAGGGTCTGAGGAATCCTCTTCTAGGTTGATGCAGCATATTGATACACTTGATTCAGATTTTTGTgttgaatcaaatcaaatggtTGATGACAGACCACACAGTTCCTCACCAGAACGAACTATCCCTAGTTCATTTTGTGTTACCTGggatgaaaaagaagaaatagtgGAGCCTAAGAGTCAGCAATGTGATAGCGATGAAGTTCCAGGGGCGATTTCAGCAAATTTTGACATAAATACGCAGGATGGAGGAACTGCCAACCATACAAATGTTGATGGAATGGATATCATGCTTGATAGCGAGCCTCCGGAGATGCTTTCAGCAAGTTTTGACACAGATACACAGAACAGAGGAACTGCCTACCTTAGAAGTGTTGACCAAATGGATATCTTGCTTGATAGAGAGTATCAGGAGGTGCTTTCAGCTAATTTTGACTCAGATACTCAGGAAAGAGGAACTGCCATCCTTGAAAATGTTGATCAAATGGATATCCTTCCTGCTGATGAAGACATTCAAAAATCTATATCCAATGGAGACCAGCTTGATGAAGTAGAAAGTGAAACAGACAACTACATGGATGCCCTTAACACTATAGAATCGGAATCTGAAAATGACCTTGATTGTCAAACGAAACGGGAAGTGGAGGAATGTTACTCCAGTGTTAACAATTGCAAAACGGAAGATGGAATTGAAGAGCTTATTGAACATAGTTCTGTCCAATATTCTTCTAGCATTGAATCTAAAACTGTATTGGGTGGTCCTTCAAGTAATGGATTGACTGGTAATTTACCTGACTCAGTTCCCTCAGTCAGTATTGTCCATGAACAAACACCTCAAATATCAGCAAAATCTTCTGATTCAGACCATTCACCAGGCACTGATATCTATGCAAGTGTTGATAGTCTTGATAGTTCAAAAGTAGAACCGGTCATCACTGATGGTCCAAAAGTGGAGTCTGTTCTCAGTGACCCATCATCCTCTCTCTCCAGAATGTCCAATTTACATGAACAATCAGGAGAAAGAACCACAAGTAGTTTTTGTGACTCTCAAGAATCTCTTGATGAATTTCACAGTGTTCATTCTGTTAAATTCTGGACAAATGGTGGCCTATTAGGACTTCAGCCTTCAAAGCCTCCTGATTTTGCTGTATCAAATGGCAATAGTCTGAATGTTGTTTTCAGAGGTAATTCTGGTACTCCAGATACCACCTCTCCGAAGGTTGAAGGGCAGAATGAAAAGCTTGATGTGAATGCTAATAGTTATGAGAAGGCTTCAAGTGCTAGTGTTGGAAAGGTTCCAGTTTCATTTGCTGATTCTGATTCCGAACTTGAAAAACCCACTGGTTCTCATAGCAACAAATTTGAGCATGGTCATCGAGGTGGTTTGAGTCTAACTGCTGCAGCTGCATCTGGGACTGAGCTGGCATCAGATGTCAAGGCCACATCTACTGGAGCAAATGAGGAGAATGATAGTAACTCATCTCTGGTGTTTGGATTTGGCCATAGGTTACTTATAAACGGTTTCCATAAAACGTTGTCACTTGTGCATGATGACAAGTCTGAAGCAGTTAGCTCTCTAAAGACTGGTGTATTTGATGGGggaagtgggcaccaccatgaTGCATATCAGACAATTTCGAAGACAGCCTTCATGGAGAGGTTTGGATGCAGATCTCCTCTAGGTTCACTTACTTCTTCACCACCACTTGAACATATGAAAATATCTTTCAACCCTGTAGATAGCTCTGAGACTTCCAAACTAAAACTGAAATTTCCTGATGGGAGTCAGTGCCCTGAAAGCGTTAGAGACATGTTTCCTTCGTTTCAGTTGGTCCCTGAGCCTGCTATTCCTCTGCGTGACTATGTTTCTGATTCTGATGACGACACTTTCTGTAGATCATCTCCATATATGTCAGATGACTGTGCCAGCCATCACTCTGAGTCAAATTCAGAGCAGTGGGAATCATCTCCTGGAGGAAGCAACAACCATGAGCTTTATGATGCTTTACGTCGAATGTCATCCTTGGAATCTGTTTCAAGCACCGTGCAGGTAGAAAGAGCACCGAAAATTGGCATGCCTGCTCACAGCGGATTTCAGAGTACATATACTGAGAATGGTGCAGAACCTGCTCTCCCAAGCTTGGATGCTATTAACCCTGCACTACAGGGAGAAATAAAAACAGACTCTGATCCAAATCCTACAGAGTCTAGCCCATTGCCACCACCTCTCCCTCCAATGCAATGGCGCCTCTCGAAACCCCATTCAGATGTGGCAGAACACAAACAATATTCTGAAAAACAATATCATGTATCAGATGCCCTGAGACATGCATTGGACCAGGAACTTTCAGGATGTACCATGTCTCAGGAACGTGAGTCAGGCCCTGGTGATCAACAATTGACTAACAAGGAGGTTGTTGCACACATAAGAGAGAGCAAG CTGGAGGACCAGCAGAAGTTGAATGGGAAGAAGGAAGTTAATCAGAGTGCAAATGGCAAGGGGATGGATGAAAAAGAGGACTTTTTGCATCAAATCAGAACAAAA tCATTCAGCCTGAGGCCAACAGTAGCAGCAAGGCCAACCTTCTCTCCAGCTCCCGGTGCAAACGTCAAAGTCACTGCAATTTTAGAGAAAGCAAATGCAATCCGACAG GCTGTGGCTAGCGATGATGGTGAGGACGATGATAACTGGAGTGATACTTGA
- the LOC102612218 gene encoding protein SCAR3 isoform X3: MATASRSHKLTVRVQRIEAALPPLEKAVLAQTSHIHFAYTAGSEWHPRIQNEQNHFICNDLPQFIMDSYEECHNPPRLHLLDRFDAGGPGSCLKRYSDPTFFRRVSGSTIDATADKIQREKKARKKKKRSSQRNGEISRVASISNHSGRMHLTSPGVNGQTSSQTPSIVDMTLKSDFGDRSKSFDSRTGLGYIDCVFNLGSSLQPGEQGSEESSSRLMQHIDTLDSDFCVESNQMVDDRPHSSSPERTIPSSFCVTWDEKEEIVEPKSQQCDSDEVPGAISANFDINTQDGGTANHTNVDGMDIMLDSEPPEMLSASFDTDTQNRGTAYLRSVDQMDILLDREYQEVLSANFDSDTQERGTAILENVDQMDILPADEDIQKSISNGDQLDEVESETDNYMDALNTIESESENDLDCQTKREVEECYSSVNNCKTEDGIEELIEHSSVQYSSSIESKTVLGGPSSNGLTGNLPDSVPSVSIVHEQTPQISAKSSDSDHSPGTDIYASVDSLDSSKVEPVITDGPKVESVLSDPSSSLSRMSNLHEQSGERTTSSFCDSQESLDEFHSVHSVKFWTNGGLLGLQPSKPPDFAVSNGNSLNVVFRGNSGTPDTTSPKVEGQNEKLDVNANSYEKASSASVGKVPVSFADSDSELEKPTGSHSNKFEHGHRGGLSLTAAAASGTELASDVKATSTGANEENDSNSSLVFGFGHRLLINGFHKTLSLVHDDKSEAVSSLKTGVFDGGSGHHHDAYQTISKTAFMERFGCRSPLGSLTSSPPLEHMKISFNPVDSSETSKLKLKFPDGSQCPESVRDMFPSFQLVPEPAIPLRDYVSDSDDDTFCRSSPYMSDDCASHHSESNSEQWESSPGGSNNHELYDALRRMSSLESVSSTVQVERAPKIGMPAHSGFQSTYTENGAEPALPSLDAINPALQGEIKTDSDPNPTESSPLPPPLPPMQWRLSKPHSDVAEHKQYSEKQYHVSDALRHALDQELSGCTMSQERESGPGDQQLTNKEVVAHIRESKLEDQQKLNGKKEVNQSANGKGMDEKEDFLHQIRTKSFSLRPTVAARPTFSPAPGANVKVTAILEKANAIRQAVASDDGEDDDNWSDT; encoded by the exons ATGGCTACTGCTTCTAGAAGCCATAAGTTGACAGTTCGTGTGCAACGCATTGAGGCTGCACTTCCTCCCCTTGAGAAGGCTGTATTGGCTCAAACAAGCCACATACATTTTGCCTACACAGCTG GTTCTGAGTGGCATCCTCGCATTCAAAATGAGCAAAATCATTTCATCTGCAATGACTTGCCACAATTTATTATGGATTCCTATGAAGAATGTCACAATCCTCCTCGTTTGCACTTGCTTGATAG ATTTGATGCAGGGGGTCCAGGATCTTGTCTGAAGAGGTATTCAGATCCAACCTTCTTTAGAAGAGTATCCGGTAGCACCATTGATGCAACTGCCGATAAAATCCAAAGAGAAAAGAAGGCTCGTAAAAAG AAGAAAAGGTCATCTCAAAGAAATGGAGAAATATCACGTGTTGCATCGATATCTAATCACAGTGGCAG AATGCATCTGACTTCTCCAGGCGTTAATGGGCAGACTTCTTCTCAAACTCCCTCCATCGTTGACATGACACTGAAATCTGACTTTGGAGACCGTTCAAAGTCTTTTGATTCCAGAACTGGGTTGGGTTATATAGATTGTGTTTTCAATCTGGGTTCCTCCTTGCAACCTGGAGAACAAGGGTCTGAGGAATCCTCTTCTAGGTTGATGCAGCATATTGATACACTTGATTCAGATTTTTGTgttgaatcaaatcaaatggtTGATGACAGACCACACAGTTCCTCACCAGAACGAACTATCCCTAGTTCATTTTGTGTTACCTGggatgaaaaagaagaaatagtgGAGCCTAAGAGTCAGCAATGTGATAGCGATGAAGTTCCAGGGGCGATTTCAGCAAATTTTGACATAAATACGCAGGATGGAGGAACTGCCAACCATACAAATGTTGATGGAATGGATATCATGCTTGATAGCGAGCCTCCGGAGATGCTTTCAGCAAGTTTTGACACAGATACACAGAACAGAGGAACTGCCTACCTTAGAAGTGTTGACCAAATGGATATCTTGCTTGATAGAGAGTATCAGGAGGTGCTTTCAGCTAATTTTGACTCAGATACTCAGGAAAGAGGAACTGCCATCCTTGAAAATGTTGATCAAATGGATATCCTTCCTGCTGATGAAGACATTCAAAAATCTATATCCAATGGAGACCAGCTTGATGAAGTAGAAAGTGAAACAGACAACTACATGGATGCCCTTAACACTATAGAATCGGAATCTGAAAATGACCTTGATTGTCAAACGAAACGGGAAGTGGAGGAATGTTACTCCAGTGTTAACAATTGCAAAACGGAAGATGGAATTGAAGAGCTTATTGAACATAGTTCTGTCCAATATTCTTCTAGCATTGAATCTAAAACTGTATTGGGTGGTCCTTCAAGTAATGGATTGACTGGTAATTTACCTGACTCAGTTCCCTCAGTCAGTATTGTCCATGAACAAACACCTCAAATATCAGCAAAATCTTCTGATTCAGACCATTCACCAGGCACTGATATCTATGCAAGTGTTGATAGTCTTGATAGTTCAAAAGTAGAACCGGTCATCACTGATGGTCCAAAAGTGGAGTCTGTTCTCAGTGACCCATCATCCTCTCTCTCCAGAATGTCCAATTTACATGAACAATCAGGAGAAAGAACCACAAGTAGTTTTTGTGACTCTCAAGAATCTCTTGATGAATTTCACAGTGTTCATTCTGTTAAATTCTGGACAAATGGTGGCCTATTAGGACTTCAGCCTTCAAAGCCTCCTGATTTTGCTGTATCAAATGGCAATAGTCTGAATGTTGTTTTCAGAGGTAATTCTGGTACTCCAGATACCACCTCTCCGAAGGTTGAAGGGCAGAATGAAAAGCTTGATGTGAATGCTAATAGTTATGAGAAGGCTTCAAGTGCTAGTGTTGGAAAGGTTCCAGTTTCATTTGCTGATTCTGATTCCGAACTTGAAAAACCCACTGGTTCTCATAGCAACAAATTTGAGCATGGTCATCGAGGTGGTTTGAGTCTAACTGCTGCAGCTGCATCTGGGACTGAGCTGGCATCAGATGTCAAGGCCACATCTACTGGAGCAAATGAGGAGAATGATAGTAACTCATCTCTGGTGTTTGGATTTGGCCATAGGTTACTTATAAACGGTTTCCATAAAACGTTGTCACTTGTGCATGATGACAAGTCTGAAGCAGTTAGCTCTCTAAAGACTGGTGTATTTGATGGGggaagtgggcaccaccatgaTGCATATCAGACAATTTCGAAGACAGCCTTCATGGAGAGGTTTGGATGCAGATCTCCTCTAGGTTCACTTACTTCTTCACCACCACTTGAACATATGAAAATATCTTTCAACCCTGTAGATAGCTCTGAGACTTCCAAACTAAAACTGAAATTTCCTGATGGGAGTCAGTGCCCTGAAAGCGTTAGAGACATGTTTCCTTCGTTTCAGTTGGTCCCTGAGCCTGCTATTCCTCTGCGTGACTATGTTTCTGATTCTGATGACGACACTTTCTGTAGATCATCTCCATATATGTCAGATGACTGTGCCAGCCATCACTCTGAGTCAAATTCAGAGCAGTGGGAATCATCTCCTGGAGGAAGCAACAACCATGAGCTTTATGATGCTTTACGTCGAATGTCATCCTTGGAATCTGTTTCAAGCACCGTGCAGGTAGAAAGAGCACCGAAAATTGGCATGCCTGCTCACAGCGGATTTCAGAGTACATATACTGAGAATGGTGCAGAACCTGCTCTCCCAAGCTTGGATGCTATTAACCCTGCACTACAGGGAGAAATAAAAACAGACTCTGATCCAAATCCTACAGAGTCTAGCCCATTGCCACCACCTCTCCCTCCAATGCAATGGCGCCTCTCGAAACCCCATTCAGATGTGGCAGAACACAAACAATATTCTGAAAAACAATATCATGTATCAGATGCCCTGAGACATGCATTGGACCAGGAACTTTCAGGATGTACCATGTCTCAGGAACGTGAGTCAGGCCCTGGTGATCAACAATTGACTAACAAGGAGGTTGTTGCACACATAAGAGAGAGCAAG CTGGAGGACCAGCAGAAGTTGAATGGGAAGAAGGAAGTTAATCAGAGTGCAAATGGCAAGGGGATGGATGAAAAAGAGGACTTTTTGCATCAAATCAGAACAAAA tCATTCAGCCTGAGGCCAACAGTAGCAGCAAGGCCAACCTTCTCTCCAGCTCCCGGTGCAAACGTCAAAGTCACTGCAATTTTAGAGAAAGCAAATGCAATCCGACAG GCTGTGGCTAGCGATGATGGTGAGGACGATGATAACTGGAGTGATACTTGA